In Lolium rigidum isolate FL_2022 chromosome 3, APGP_CSIRO_Lrig_0.1, whole genome shotgun sequence, the genomic window ATTTTGACTAGAGAAATTTTAGAATCACATATTGACTAGGTGAAAAACATTTGTTAAGTTAATACCCAACATTAACATAATGTAACCCACTATGTTATTAAACACATGGATTCATAGTCCATCGCCGATCATTTTGTCCTCAAACTTTGACACCATAATTTCAACAACATCAAGAAAATGTGTCGAAGATTGACATTAAAACCTTCAAAGAATGGTACAAAATACCATTCATTCCGAACATTAACAAGCTGAGTAACCATCATAGTGACATTCACAGCGAAAAAACTTTAACATTAACCATAAGTATTCTCCAAATGAAATCTGGCCATTAAATTACATCATGGTTCACCAAATAATTGGTAAACAATAATAATCAAATAAGTTACAATGCAACATATTGATTGAAAACCTTCTTTCACGATATAAAGTATCGAACCATGTGGACATAATGGCTCAACGTTATTAGGACACATAGTGCAGTGCGGAAAACCGAACCATGTGGACATTATCAGTTTTCTTAAGGTGGCCTCAGCCCGTTAGTGATGATCACAACATTAATAAACTCATAATCTTGACATATATTAATAACTCATAAAAAATTGTGACATTGACATAAACTTAGGAGAGCTACACATGGATGTTCTCAATATTAATATCCTTTTAATAACACTTATACTTCAACTTCAAAGGATATTAATAGGAGTTCATTATAACATGTCACGAAAAGGACATCATCATTAAAAACCACATTAAAAATTTGGGAAACAAGATCTCTAATTTATTCCTAATAAAAACTGATTATTTATCCTCTGATAACTTCTTGCATTCTCTGATTTTAAACAATACATTTAATTTCATCATAAAAACTTttgaatagcacaagaaaaaaTGCACTGGAAATCAGAAAACGAGACATTCATTTTTGGCCCAAAAAGACTACTGCACAGGCGGACGTTTAGAAACAACAAGGAAAAAGGGCCAACTTAGACTGAGCCTAACGCCATTGTTAGATGTGGCCTGTCAGGCTTACTGGCCCGTTAACATCTCCGCGCGATCCTGTGCCGTTCGATCTGATCGACGGTCTGGACTCTTCCTGGCCGGAACAAAAAAACATCAGGGTCAAACCCTAATCCCCATTTGCCCTCCTCTCTCCGCTTTCCCCGCAGCAGACCAGTGAGGCGACGGCGCGCACGACACTGAGCTTTTGGAGGCCATGGAGATGCGGCGGCTGGAGGCGCGCCCATCCACCGCAGCGAGAGAACCCGCGTCCATGCCGTCTCGGTAGCCCGCGTTCGCCGGCGGGGCGTGCAGCCGCGCGCTCCCCCGTCGAACGGCGGTTGCCGTGTCGTGCGGACATGCGTGAGGCGGTGGTGCGTGCCGTCAAGCCAGCAGCGACGGCGAGGCGGGGAGACCCCTCGTCGTCTTTCTTCTTTCCGCGCATCGAGCGCGTCCTTCCGTACGTCCCCTCCGACGGGAGCGGACGGCGTCGCGGATATTTCCAGGGAGTTCTGGGTCGTGCTAGTTCATTTGGTGGTGACGACGACGAGCTGGACTCAAAGGTCCAGGCGTCCGTCCATGAGCACGGCGGCGGCTTTTCACGCGTCTTCTGCGACAGGAGAAAGACGGCGTTGCTGCATCCTACGTGAGTTCCCCATCTCTCTATCCTTTTTTGGTCAGTTTCTTTATTCGGATTTAGTGAAACGTCCGAATTGGGGAAAAACCAGGACTATGGTTCTTGATAAAATGATGACTTTCCTTCATTGCAGACACATAATCACCTCCTTCTAATTGCTTATGTACCGGAACAGTGCTAAAACATCATCAACAGGACTTAACAGTCCATAGCCGGGAGCATGTGAACACTATCATAGGAACAGTTTAATAATCATGTTCATTACTACTAATCCATGGCAATTAGATGTAAAACCAGATCATCAACAGGGAAAAAGCCAACGACAAAAGCAATTGACATAAGAAGGACCTGATTAAGGTTCTAACAGAGattaaacctggctctgataccattgttagcAATATTAGCCTTTAGCTAATTAACATAAGGATCTAATCTCTATTTAGAACACCAACTTCAGATTAGACTTTGTGTACCTGACATGGCCAGCGATGACCCTCTCTGCCTGTTCGTTGCAGGCTTGCTGAAAAGCTCGGAGAAGATGATCATGGGCAGCAGCTTGGTGAGGTGGAGATGTCCTGGACGCCGCAGGCACAGCCCTCCCGGTGGCCGACGGTGGTAGATGGTCTTCTGATCCCTTTAGCCCTCGTTTTTAGGATCGGGTTAGTTAGGAGTATTGGGGTCTTTGACCCCCGTACCTCTGTTCTCCCCCGAAAGGGGCTTTCCTCCTTCTTTTATATGTGCAGGGCCAGGGTCAGGGACCAAAACCAGAAAGTTGTTTTTAGCCTCCGATCAAGGCTCAAAGGTGAGGACGTGGTGGACCACTTCCCCTTATAATTCTCTCAGTTTGTTACCTGAGATCAGTTACAACAATTCGTGCTATCGTTCCTCACAGAAGTAAATATGATATCCCAAAATTTTAGTCATGGCAATTCATTATTCAGGGATAACATTTTCAAGGTCGTTGGCATGCTTAATCGCCACAAGCTCCAGGAACAAACATGCCCATGCTAAATTGCAAATTAAGCTGCAGCTCATGCATGCCCGGCCTACTACATCCCAGTGATAGGCACTTTGTAGTCGCAGTCAGCTCCGTAGTAGTACGCCGCGACAGGTCCACCCGCAGGCTCTTCGGTCATCTTGATGTCGAAGTGCCTATGGAGCCTCGCCACCGGCTTGGAAGGCGAGGAAGGAGGTTCGGTCACCGTCGAGATGGGTATGCTCATGCGCACCACACTCCTCCTGAGCTCCAGCGGGCGGCCGCCGTGTGCGGGCGAGATGGTcgcgccggcgacgaggaggaggaaggtggCGAACGCTGCCACGAGCCGGGCCATTGCTGAACACCCGGGGGAGAAATTTTAGGCCTTGTGTTGTTTGCGAGCGGATTGTTTCTTTGTGGCGCTGAGATAAGAGGCGTTGTGTGATTTTTATAGGTGGGGGGCAGGATGTGTTCAATGAAATCGAATTCAGTAACTGCACACGCGATGGTAATTAAAGTAGAGATGTTATGCTACGAAAGTAATTTATCTAGTACTAGGAAGTTTCTTTAGAGGAACTAGCtagagattttttttaaaatagtaAGTCTATTTACGAGATGACTTAATGAAGTCCATTTCTTAAAGAAACAGTTTTCTTGCTTGAAGGTTTCTCTGGAACAATATTTTTAAAAGGAAATAAGGAAACAATAATTTCTTCTGGGAATGAATTAAAAAACAGTCATACGCGTAAGCAATCAGAGTGAAAAGTATATTTTTAAATGGAGTGATAAGTTTTTTTAATCCTCTAAACTATCCCGTTCGGACGCTTCTCTACATAACCTAATTTTCAGTATGGTTAAACCCCCAATCTTAGTGAACATGGTACTTATCTCCCTAATCTAGTAATCCCACTTTACCTGCTAGTTCAACTAATATTTCACGGCTTTGGGGATTTTGGCAGATCACACACATAGTGAAGTGAGTGGTGCGCGAAAATTGTGCCATGGCAGTTAAAGACGAGATCTCGATCTCCCTCGTCCTCTCGACTTTATGCTCTCACTCCCCTCAGTACAACCTTGTCCCCTCGGCACCTTTCACCAACCCTAGTTACTTGATATCTACTATTTAACTCATATGACAAACGTTTGGTAGGTTTCTCCATGCATATACACATGGTAACTCCTAGACAACCACTTGCTAACTCGTCTGTGGTTGTAGTTGCAAACTCGTTGGTCATATCCACTTAGCTGGACAGTGATGCAGCgggtgaaagccatcttggaatttTCGTTGGGAATTGGAGGTACCTGGAGAAATTCCACAGGATTTTATGTGTTTCATTTCAAAGAGTTTGTCTTGCATGCGTCTAGAGTTTTTTATCTGACAACTAGTTAGATCCACAGTGGCATAGAGTGGAATTTGAGTACGTCGGGATGTAATTCTGAGTGAAAAAAACTAAGACTAGGCAAGACCCTATTCAACCTAACAAATGGTTTGCGATAGATTTAAAATTTTAAGGCCTAGTGATACTACTACCAAAAGCATAAAACATAGCAAGAGAAGTGAGAAAAACTATTTACTAGCACCGCTTCAACAACTGCCCCAAAAGTAAAAAAATATGTAGCAAGTTGCCTTAACCATGCATACCAGTTAGCCTTATTTGCTGTTTGGTCCATGCTTAGTTTGAGGCAATAATTGTTTTTTGAGCCTTTCTTAATGCAATGCCTCTTTGTTTATGGCCTCTACGGCATGGCCTTTTCACCTTAACATCGCTGATGATGCACTCTGGCTCCTACTTCTATTTCAACACGACAAGCAGGTTGCATCGGCTTTAAACGCCGAGGACGGTCCGTTAATCTCCGCGATCACGTTATCACGAAAAAGAAGATGTCAGGGATAACTGTGTCGGGAAAATGCATACTCGGCATTTTTTTCGCTCGGCACATCGTGATACGGCCCGTGTTCTCGTTTGCGGCACCTAAATTGAAAAGCCAGGATCCATTATAAAACGGCGGATTATTTAGTGCCGTGCAGATATGATGTGGCACAAATATTTGATGTCATCATGTTCGCATCAGCGTCGCAAAAACCTTAATTAGTATTATTACTAATTAACACATAGTCATTTACACTCAAATCATATAATTTTTTCATTTCATTAAAATTTCAGAAGGATTACAATAATATTACACTGCAACCactttcaaatttcaaataaattaagaaggaaaaaaatcaaataaattCTAAATTTCTACACTTAACCTTAAGGAGGACAAGTGGAGAAATCGTAACTAATCATATTCTTGAGCACCACTCTATTCTACGATAGCTAAACGTTGCTGGAATCCTCCTCGCAAGGTGCTGCAACCGCGGCGACATGCACACCATCCTCCACGACAACGGTGTTAACATGGACGCCATCGTCGGACGCCGACGACGACATGGATGACTTCCTCTGTGTCGGTCTTGCCCGCCATTTTCCATGCACGCTTGGATCTGAAAGGGGCAGCAGATAAATTAGATGTAGAAACGAGGCAGTGGAGGtaaaagaacaagaagaagatgcaACACACTATTAAGAAAAGTTAATGACCGTACACTTGAATCGGGAGACGTTACCGGACATGGACAGCCTTCACATCTACAACTTTATCTTCATCTTCTTTGCCACAACTAGATGGGAGATAGAGGTTAGTAGCATAGATGAGATTTAGTGAGATCTAATTTCACCGATCTAAGGTTTATCTTCGCTATTAGGAGTAACTATCGGTGAATGCGGCAACATACAGAGTGAGGAGTGTGCAATGGGTATTGGACACTAATTATTCCTTGAACTACTATTATACAACAAACAGGACTGGGAAGTGGAGATTGTGGTTTGTTTATAGGCTCTAGAACAAGTGCCAACGATTTGGGCCCCATTTACACACATGAACCAATAAacataccctaaaccctagcttccaGCCCCGTTTATACAACATGGCCATATAGCGAAACATTGATGACAAGTCTACGGGGCGTGCTTGTATTTTCCAATTTTGGCACAACCTATTGGCGACATTTACAATGGACGGCGCAATGCTAAAAGGATCCCTTAATATAGCGCGGTATTACCAGGTGTCGGGCTAGCCTGCCACGTTCTATGGCATATTTTCCAGCTGGTGTGGGTTCTAGCATGGAAAAAATTGCTGCGCCATCCTTGTTTGCCACCGGGAATGGACATCCGCTGGCCAAAATATTTTTGCTGACGTTTAAAGGTTGCGCTTCCCAAAAAAAATACGTCGGCTATGGGTGGCCTTTTTTTTTGTAGTGTTGGTGACTTTTAACTTCAATCGATTTGCTGAAAATCATAACATAGATGGAAAAAAATATGTCAGACATTGCAACTTTTAGTGAAACAATTAGTTATCTTGGTCTCGTTGAATTACCTCTAAAAGCTCGTTCTTTTACTTGGAGTAATATGTAATTGGATCGCTTGTTGGTCCAACTAGGCTAGTTCTTTACCTCGACTATTTGGACCATGAAATTTCCAAACACATAGGTGAAGCCTCTAGCCTGACCCACCTCGGATCATGTGCCATGTGTGGTCTCAATTGGTACTTCAATCCCACCATCCCTAAGACTCTAGTATTTTGTTTGGAAAATCACTGGATCAAAGTGACTGGGTTCTTACATGTGATTAGAACCATTTTGGATATTAAATGTTTGGGCGACAATGCTAAGTGTATTTCAGCCAATTTAAACTTTTGTGTAGAGGCCTTAAGCAGTGAAGTACCAGTATGTATGTGATAAATATTTTAATTGGCAAGTGCAATGAGCTAATCTTCATGCTAGATAACTATGAAGAGCAGCTTCCTTTACACATATATACTGTAATTTTTTCAACAACATCAAGGGCAGGTTGCAGAATTTGCTTTTGTGCAAAGCAGATTTTTGGGAAAACGATGTACAGATCGATGGAAATCAACTAGGAAATGAGAACACGGCTTTCTTTCACTCGATGGCAACAATCAGGTATAGAAAAAAggcttgtgcttccatagacccccaagACTGAGATTAAACGCTACTTGTTCGGGATTAGGTCTAGGATGACTAAGATTAAATGATACCACGATACCCTTTCGAGGATTTACACTGTTTTAAGATTtggggtctatggaagcacaatCCTAGAAAAAATATCATCTCTTCTATGGCTCGTGAGGATGGTTCAGTAGCTACAAACCACCATGAAAAAGCTGAACTCTTATGGAATTCATTCAAAAATAGGCTCGGAGTGTTAGTGCCTCTTGTCCATACAATAAATTTATCCATGTATTTCAATCCAGTAGATGGTCTAGAGAATATGTATGCACATTTTACTCATGCGGATATTGATGAAGTGGTGGCTCATATGCCTAATGATAAGGCGCCCGACCTAGatggattttctagggttttctcAAAACTTGTTGGCCAATAATCAAATATTATTTATATCGTTTGTGCCAAGAATTTTGGGAGGAGACACTAAACCTTCAAAGCATCAATGATTCATTCATCAGGCTGATCCCTAAAACATTTCCTCCCGAAGGTCCTAATGACTATAGATACATATCATTACTAAATATTTGCTTAAAGCTCATTACACAGATTCTTGCAAACCAGCTACAAGGCAAAAATCTTGAGCTAGTACACATTAATCAGTATGGGTTTTTTACATTGAAGAAACATACAAGATTACGTGGGTTGGGCGTATGAGTATAAACACAAATCCAAGCAAGTGGGTACACAAACTGTGGTTCTCAATTTGGGTTTTGCCAAAGCCTTTGAGGATGCAGTGCAGCACGATGCATTCATGAAAGTATTTAAGTGCTCTGGTTTTCATCTTCGCTGGCTAATGCGGCTCCAAACGATCATGTCAACTGGTTTTAGGCAAGAATTCTTTTTGCAAGAGGGCAGTTCGTCAAGGAGATCCTCTGTCACCATTATTATTTGTAAGCGTCTCCGAACTATTACATGCAATGGTTACTTACCTGTTTCAAAGTGGAGTACGACAGTCACCGCTAAATATCCCCGATTATGATTTCCCGATCATACAATACGCGAATGATACACTTTTAATATTGCAAGCTTGTCCATTTTAATTGACCGCATTGAAGAATGGGATTAAAGTTTTTGCCCAAGCAACCAATCTACTGTGAATTATGCCAAGTCATTCTTAATGTCGGTCATGTCGAGAGGAAAAAATTTCAGATGCTAGGAGCGACCTCTGGTTGTGCGGTACGCCAGCTATCGTTTACCTACCTAGGGCTTCCTTTAGGTACTACGAAGCAGACTGTGCTAGATCTCTCTCCATTGGTTGGTATGGTGGAAGGCATAATGAATGCTACTACTCGTTTCTTGGGTTATGGAGGAAGGTTAGAGTTTGTTGAACTTGAGCTTTCATCGTTGCCTATTTTCTACTTCGGTTTTTTGAAAATTCAGAAAAGAGTTTTAAATATGCGTAACCGTGCACAAAAACATTGCCTATACGCCAAGGAGAAAGAGTCAACATCTACCAATGCTTTGGTAGCGAGATCTCTAGTTTGCAGACCTAAAAAACAGGGTGACTTAGGAATCTTAAACTTGGATTACAAAATAAAGGGCCGCTTCTTACATAGTTACACAAGTTCTATTCAAGAGAGACTTGTGGAGAGATTGTGCCACATGCCCAGTCTAAACAAGGATAATTTTGGTGGCGTGTCATATTCAGCTTCGTAGGTGACTACATGTAGTCTCACCTTTTTTGGAAGGATAATTTTGGTGGCATAGGAATCTTAAACAAGTATCTCTCAATGTAAAATAGGCAATGGCACATCGGTTCTTTTTTGGAAGGATTTCTGGTCAAATAGAGAAGTACCTCGTGACAAATTTCCTTGGCTGTTTTCCTATGCCTTGGATGAGAACACTTCCGTAGCTGCAATTGCGGGAGTTGGTGATCTCACCTTTTGCTTTGTTTTACCTCTGTCGGTGGAGGCTTAGCTATTGAAAGATAAACCGGTGGATACCCAAGCATTGGATCGGCGTAGGTTTGTCTGGGGCACTGCCTCTACACGCCCTTAATTCTATAGATCCATGTTTCAACATTTACCAATATTTGCAACTAAAACAAAACTAGCGCTATTTGCAACAAGGGGGTGTATTGGCGAAAAATCATTTTGGAtcctgggcaccagtgctcttaCCGtattaaaaaaattcgaaaataataGTTATGTGTTTTAAAATATTATTTAATAAAATTCTAAAAGGAGTTGGTGATGTATCCCACTAATTTACAAAATCTTaattacaatttttttttctgagctacacaaaaatgataaagtctgatatatttttggagatttgaatcactatattcAGATTCAcataatttgttatttttgtgtagcctaaaatacacATGAAAGGTCGGGGAGGCGCCACGTCCGCTGTGCAACGGCTAATCTCCATCACACCACCAAATGCTGTGACTGAGAgaaaaaaaaataacaaattcGTCGCAAAAAAGGCCTCCGTTTCGATCGCGCACCGCCGCGCCACACTTCCTTCCCCAACCCCGACAAggacgcctcgccgtcgccgtcgccgggaaGCATCCGACAATGAGCGCCGCCGCGGCCAACGTCGCCGTCATCGGAGGCGGAAGTAAGCGCCCCATATCGATCGATCCCCCCTAACACAGAACTGCCACTGAATTCCTGATTCTGTCGCCCCCTTTTTTCCCCGATCGCAGTCACGGGCGCCGTGTGCGCGTCGCTCCTGGCCGCGCGCGGGGTGGCGGTGACGCTCTTCGACTCCggccgcggcgccggcggccgcatGGCGCAGCGGAGGTGCTCGCCCGATTCGCTGCCGCGGGGTGCGTCGCTTTTCGGCTCTGACTGACTGACTGGTGCTCTCTTTTGGTGGGCCGGGGTGCGCGCAGGGAGGTGATGGACGACGGCATGGAGCTGCGCTTCGACCACGGCGCGCCGTACTTCGCCGTCAGCAACGACGAGGTTGCCCGGGTCGTGGGCGGGTGGGAGGCGCGCGGGCTCGTCGCCGAGTGGAAGGCCATGTTCGCGTGCTTCGATCGGGAGACCGGAAAATTCAGGGATTTTGATAAGGTTTGAAGCTTCATACCCACTCCTTGTCAGCACATATGACATTGGAAACGAAACAGTGAGAACCTAGAATACTTGACTAAATTTTACTACCTCTGGACGCAATTAATCGACGCGTCCGTCCGCCAATGATATGCCTGCACAGccctccctccgcgtcgattaaatccgaccggagggagtagttgccAAATCGGGTCATTACTTTTTTTTGGAGCAAACACCAGGAGCTCTGGCTATTCATATAAGAAGAGAGGAAAATGAtccagtttataaggaaaaccggATCGAAAACCATACAAACTTGAGTACCTCCGACATGCAGACTACTCCCAAAGTCTAGAACAACCACACAACAAGATCGACCAACTTGTCAACGACAAAGTGCTACCTATTCGACAACACGACACGAAGGTTGCATGAACCGCATCCATCATGTAATCTCAACCGCCTTCTTCTTGGCGCCGACCTTGTTGCCCTTGGGCTTTTTCACCTTCTCCACATTCTTCACAAGGGAGCCAAGCATCGCGATGGAACGAGGCGACAAAGGGGTCTTAAACTTGTCAATGAAGGCAGCAAGGGCGTTGTCATCGAACGCAGCGTTCTCTTTCAAGACGCCCAGAACACGCGCGAGCAACTCTTGAGTTGTAGCATCCTTCCGCGATTGCTTCTGCTTCTCGATGCTGGACCTAGAAATCAACTAGTTGGACCAACCTTCCATTTTATTCCTACAATTTTCCGTATGAAGATCTCCTGATTATTTCCTGCTCATCATCAGAAGATGGAGGTGGGGCAGATTATCATCATTTATGTTAATTTTGCTATACGCTTGACTCGGCACTTTCATTAACATTCGCTCCTCGGAATATATCCTTGCAGGAGGGGACAACTAAGAAGTATGTGGGAGTTCCGGGCATGAACTCAATATGCAAATCTTTGTGTCAAGAGGATGGTCGGACTCTCTGCAAAATATTTGATTCTCTGCTACTGATAGAGAAAGTACACACATTCTTCATGCTCATACTTGCTGCCTCTTGTGCCAGGTGTGATGGCCAAATTTGGTGTCACAGTCGGAAAGATGGATTGGCTTCAAGATACAAGCTCATGGTCGCTGGCTAGTATGGATGGCAAAGATCTTGGCAATTTTGATTATGTGGTAGCAACAGATAAGAATGTAGCATCACAAAAGGTTTCTGGGCTGACTGGAAAACCGCCACCTCTTGGTTTGTTCTATTCCTCTGCCATTTTCTTCTGCATAATATGCACTAGTTACTGCCACATGACAAGCTTCGTGTGTTTGCCCGAGAAAAAAAATCAAGTTTATTGCGTTACCTGCCTTTAGTTCTTTTTTTGAAGAACATGCCATCTTCAGACCAGTTCTATAAATcaggatagctatcattatttttAATCAGGATAGCCGCACATGCTAACCAGTCAAAGTGTAAGAATAAACTGTATGGGTTATAAATCCATGTCCCATTCTTACTCCAGGAATTTGAAATCATGTTTTTGTTCTCTGGCTACTATGTTTAGACAAAATTGTTTTCGAAGGGTACAATATAGGTTCCCTTCAAAGAACTTGCATATTTCAGTGAAAGGCTTCACTTAGCTAGTTCATTAAATTACAACATTGCTACTAATTGCTGAGTAGTAGTGATTATTGCACAGATGTATGATGGATCGTCACCTTTACTTTTCATGTTTTGTCAGATTTGTCAGCATTTCCACATTTGTCAACAATGTTTCAAGATATCCCAGTCCGCCCCTGTTTTGCTCTGATGCTAGCA contains:
- the LOC124700736 gene encoding renalase-like → MSAAAANVAVIGGGITGAVCASLLAARGVAVTLFDSGRGAGGRMAQRREVMDDGMELRFDHGAPYFAVSNDEVARVVGGWEARGLVAEWKAMFACFDRETGKFRDFDKEGTTKKYVGVPGMNSICKSLCQEDGVMAKFGVTVGKMDWLQDTSSWSLASMDGKDLGNFDYVVATDKNVASQKVSGLTGKPPPLDLSAFPHLSTMFQDIPVRPCFALMLAFSEPLAMVPVQGFSFYKSDSLSWAFCDSSKPGRACVPPNIQSWVLRSTTEYASKVISSMGPRKPSADALSKVAEELFKEFQATGLNIPQPIFMKAHRWGGAFPAVSIGGDDKCVWEKSIRLAICGDFCASPSVEGAVLSGTRGASKILGCLNLPSGL